A part of Aerosakkonema funiforme FACHB-1375 genomic DNA contains:
- a CDS encoding succinate dehydrogenase/fumarate reductase iron-sulfur subunit produces MQVIFKIFRQNENTGPSFQTYQLDVEAGNTILDCLNRIKWEQDGSLAFRKNCRNTICGSCGMRINGRSALACKENVGSELSRLQQVTASATNLDPTDILPESIPEITIAPMGNMPVIKDLVVDMQSFWDNLEAVEPYVSTRARQVPEREFLQTPEERSRLDRTGNCILCGACYSECNAREVNPEFVGPHALAKAYRMVADSRDDRTESRLEQYNQGTKGVWGCTRCFYCNAVCPMDVAPMDRIGEIKNEILARKNEQDSRSIRHRKVLVELVKQGGWIDERKFGLQVVGNSFKDIKGLISLGPLGLRMLIGGKFPFRFEPSAGTEEVRSLIESVRELEEKRD; encoded by the coding sequence ATGCAAGTTATTTTTAAAATTTTCAGGCAGAACGAGAATACTGGCCCTAGCTTTCAGACTTATCAGCTGGATGTAGAAGCGGGGAATACAATCCTAGATTGCCTGAATCGTATCAAGTGGGAACAAGATGGAAGTTTAGCGTTTCGCAAAAATTGTCGCAATACCATTTGTGGCAGTTGCGGGATGCGGATTAACGGTCGATCGGCTTTAGCTTGTAAAGAAAATGTTGGCAGCGAACTTTCTCGTCTGCAACAGGTAACCGCTAGCGCGACAAATTTAGATCCGACTGATATATTACCAGAATCGATCCCAGAGATTACGATCGCACCAATGGGCAATATGCCGGTGATTAAAGATTTGGTCGTCGATATGCAAAGTTTCTGGGATAACCTGGAAGCAGTCGAGCCTTACGTGAGTACTCGTGCAAGACAAGTTCCAGAACGGGAATTTCTGCAAACACCCGAAGAGAGATCGCGACTCGATCGCACAGGCAATTGTATTCTTTGTGGCGCTTGTTATTCCGAATGCAATGCCCGCGAAGTCAACCCAGAATTTGTCGGGCCTCACGCTTTAGCTAAAGCTTATCGGATGGTAGCAGATTCTCGCGACGATCGAACAGAATCTCGTCTAGAACAATACAATCAAGGTACTAAGGGGGTGTGGGGTTGCACCCGCTGTTTTTACTGCAACGCAGTATGTCCGATGGATGTAGCGCCGATGGATCGCATTGGGGAAATTAAAAATGAAATTCTCGCTCGCAAGAATGAGCAAGACAGTCGATCGATTCGCCACCGTAAAGTATTGGTAGAGCTAGTTAAACAAGGCGGCTGGATTGACGAACGCAAGTTTGGTTTGCAGGTTGTCGGTAACTCTTTTAAGGATATTAAAGGACTGATTAGCTTGGGGCCATTGGGATTGCGGATGCTGATCGGAGGCAAATTTCCCTTCCGATTTGAACCTTCTGCCGGTACTGAAGAAGTGCGATCGTTAATTGAATCCGTTCGGGAACTGGAGGAAAAAAGAGATTAG